The Phycisphaerae bacterium RAS1 genome includes a region encoding these proteins:
- the rpsJ gene encoding 30S ribosomal protein S10 codes for MAGERIRIRMEAYDHRSLDSSAAEIVDQAKRTSARVCGPIPLPTRIERFTVLRSPHIDKKSREQFEMRTHKRVIDIFEPTARTVEALNRLVVPAGVFVKIKA; via the coding sequence ATGGCCGGCGAACGAATTCGGATTCGGATGGAGGCGTACGATCACCGCTCGCTCGATTCGTCGGCGGCGGAGATTGTGGACCAGGCCAAGCGCACCAGCGCCCGCGTCTGCGGCCCGATTCCGCTTCCGACGCGGATCGAACGATTCACGGTCCTGCGTTCGCCGCACATTGATAAGAAGTCGCGGGAGCAGTTCGAGATGCGCACGCACAAGCGCGTGATCGACATTTTCGAGCCGACGGCGCGGACGGTTGAGGCTCTTAACCGGCTGGTGGTCCCCGCAGGCGTGTTCGTCAAGATCAAGGCGTAG
- the cat1 gene encoding Succinyl-CoA:coenzyme A transferase, giving the protein MAPDWRTRCQGKLTTLKRAISEIKRGEHLYLSDGSATPHGLIQGLMADDVQLGDNEIVHMLTLGPAPYVQPQYASRFRHNALFIGANVREAVTEGRADYTPVFLSEIPGLIRSGRIRVDVALVSLAPPDAEGYCSFGTHVDCAIAATSVARLVIGQINPRMPRTFGPGRIHVDRVHHLVEFEHPLPELPTPKIRPETETIARHVAELIPDGATLQMGIGGIPDQVLRFLRDRKDLGIHTEMFSDGVVDLVERGVVTCNRKNFNPGKIVAGFVLGSQKTYDWMHENKLVEMHPVDYTNDPFNIAQNDNMHAINTCLQVDLTGQVCSDSIGTSFYSGIGGQVDFIRGAARSKGGKAIIALPSTALDGVVSRIVPRLDEGAGVVTTRGDVHWIVTEYGAVNLHGMNVRERAMALITIAHPKFRPWLLAEAKRNKFIYSDQLEPPIYAPVYPKALEARTHTKDGLELFLRPVRPTDERQMHDLFYTLSSETVHQRFFAAKKYMWHDNLQRFCTIDYDRDMTLVATIRKGATEIIIAWASYNLDARTEFAEAAFVVADVYQNRGIGTILMRRLTAIAEARQIRGFTATVLVSNPRMLRVFEKCGYPIQREREGDIYLLSIPFEESTRELWEANATR; this is encoded by the coding sequence ATGGCACCCGACTGGCGAACCCGCTGCCAAGGAAAGCTCACCACTCTCAAGCGAGCCATCTCGGAAATCAAACGCGGCGAACACCTGTACCTCTCAGACGGCTCCGCCACGCCGCACGGGCTGATTCAGGGGTTGATGGCCGACGACGTGCAGCTCGGGGACAACGAAATCGTGCATATGCTCACGCTCGGCCCCGCGCCCTACGTGCAGCCGCAATATGCCAGCCGCTTTCGGCACAATGCGCTGTTCATCGGCGCCAACGTGCGCGAGGCGGTCACCGAGGGCCGGGCCGATTACACGCCGGTGTTTCTGTCCGAAATCCCCGGTCTGATCCGGTCGGGCCGCATTCGCGTCGACGTCGCGCTCGTTTCGCTGGCGCCGCCCGACGCCGAGGGTTATTGCAGCTTCGGCACGCACGTGGACTGCGCCATCGCGGCCACGTCCGTCGCCCGTCTGGTCATCGGGCAGATCAACCCGCGCATGCCGCGCACCTTCGGCCCGGGCCGCATTCATGTCGACCGCGTTCATCACCTGGTCGAATTCGAGCATCCGCTGCCGGAGTTGCCCACGCCGAAAATCCGCCCCGAAACGGAAACCATCGCCCGCCACGTGGCCGAGCTGATCCCGGACGGCGCGACGCTCCAGATGGGCATCGGCGGCATTCCAGACCAGGTGCTGCGCTTCCTGCGCGACCGCAAGGACCTCGGCATCCACACCGAGATGTTCAGCGACGGCGTGGTGGACCTGGTCGAGCGCGGCGTGGTGACCTGCAATCGGAAGAACTTCAACCCCGGCAAGATCGTCGCCGGGTTTGTGCTGGGATCGCAGAAGACCTACGACTGGATGCACGAGAACAAGCTGGTTGAGATGCACCCCGTCGATTACACGAACGACCCGTTCAACATCGCGCAGAACGACAACATGCACGCCATCAACACCTGCCTGCAGGTCGATCTGACCGGGCAGGTCTGCTCCGACTCGATCGGCACCAGCTTCTACAGCGGCATCGGCGGACAAGTGGACTTCATCCGCGGCGCCGCCCGCAGCAAGGGCGGCAAGGCGATCATCGCCCTGCCTTCCACCGCCCTCGACGGCGTCGTCTCGCGCATTGTCCCGCGGCTGGACGAAGGCGCCGGCGTGGTCACCACGCGCGGCGACGTGCACTGGATCGTCACGGAATACGGAGCGGTGAACCTGCACGGCATGAACGTCCGTGAGCGAGCCATGGCCCTGATCACGATCGCCCATCCGAAATTCCGCCCGTGGCTGCTGGCCGAAGCCAAGCGCAACAAGTTCATTTACAGCGACCAGCTCGAACCGCCGATCTACGCCCCGGTCTATCCGAAGGCGCTCGAAGCGCGGACGCACACCAAGGACGGGCTGGAGCTGTTCCTGCGGCCGGTGCGTCCCACCGATGAGCGGCAGATGCATGACCTGTTCTACACGCTCAGCTCCGAGACCGTGCACCAGCGCTTCTTCGCGGCCAAGAAGTACATGTGGCACGACAATCTGCAGCGCTTCTGCACGATCGATTACGACCGCGACATGACGCTGGTCGCGACGATCCGCAAAGGCGCCACCGAGATCATCATCGCCTGGGCCAGCTACAACCTCGACGCCCGCACCGAGTTCGCCGAGGCCGCCTTCGTCGTCGCCGACGTGTACCAGAACCGCGGCATCGGCACGATTCTCATGCGGCGCCTGACCGCGATCGCCGAAGCGCGTCAGATCCGCGGCTTCACCGCCACGGTGCTGGTGAGCAACCCGCGCATGCTGCGCGTCTTCGAGAAGTGCGGCTATCCGATTCAGCGCGAGCGCGAGGGAGACATCTACCTGCTTTCCATTCCGTTCGAGGAGAGCACGCGCGAGCTGTGGGAGGCGAACGCCACGCGTTGA
- a CDS encoding iron-responsive transcriptional regulator, with protein MFSRTVEYALRAIVWMAMRPDAAQTAREIAGPTQVPAGYLSKVMQSLAEAGVVDSQRGLGGGFRLSKPPAKLTVLEVIQAVDPIERIASCPLQLQAHSGQLCPLHRRLDQAIAMIETVFRDCTISALLPGGSGATAVPLCADQKLVALGSGGRKARRKK; from the coding sequence ATGTTTTCCCGCACCGTTGAGTACGCTTTGCGTGCGATTGTCTGGATGGCGATGCGCCCGGATGCTGCGCAAACCGCTCGTGAGATCGCCGGCCCCACCCAGGTTCCGGCCGGATACCTCTCCAAAGTGATGCAGTCCCTGGCCGAGGCAGGCGTGGTCGATTCACAACGCGGGCTGGGCGGCGGATTCCGATTGTCCAAGCCGCCGGCCAAGCTGACCGTTCTGGAAGTGATTCAGGCCGTGGACCCGATCGAGCGGATCGCATCCTGCCCGTTGCAGCTTCAGGCGCACAGCGGGCAGTTGTGCCCGCTCCACCGGCGGCTGGACCAGGCGATCGCGATGATCGAGACGGTCTTTCGGGATTGCACCATTTCCGCGCTTCTTCCGGGCGGCTCGGGCGCGACCGCGGTGCCGCTGTGCGCCGATCAGAAACTGGTCGCGCTCGGCTCCGGCGGCCGGAAGGCCCGGCGCAAAAAGTAA
- the ccpA gene encoding Catabolite control protein A — translation MPISIADVAKQAKVSISTVSRVINRRTIVNERTRTRVEQAIRELGYQPNAFARGLMLGRSEMIGLVLPDLHGEFYSEIIRGANVQAAELGYNLVVSSTRDGHDSHALLSAIRQRALLDGVAVMVSEVNDRVHSALADFQQPFVVLDGDFEGLPHDSVLIDQKQGAVALMHHLVDECGAKRVYFVGGLRTNVDTIARLAAYRQVLVAAGLSVLDEHIFHLDYSYETAYRLARERVRDWSGAGHFVFAANDEMAAGIVAAAAAAGIRVPDDLAVAGFDDTRIARMTRPALTTVRVPMSRMGATAIELLCQRIADPKRPPTRVVLQPDLVVRESCGGAGRVQSS, via the coding sequence GTGCCAATCTCAATTGCAGATGTCGCCAAGCAAGCCAAGGTGTCGATCAGCACCGTCTCGCGCGTCATCAACCGCCGGACGATCGTCAACGAGCGCACCCGCACGCGTGTCGAGCAGGCCATTCGGGAGCTGGGCTACCAGCCGAACGCCTTCGCCCGCGGCCTGATGCTGGGCCGCAGCGAGATGATCGGTCTGGTGCTGCCCGATCTGCACGGCGAGTTCTATTCGGAGATTATCCGCGGGGCGAATGTGCAGGCGGCCGAGCTGGGTTACAACCTGGTCGTCTCCTCGACGCGCGACGGGCACGACAGCCACGCGCTGCTGTCGGCGATTCGCCAGCGGGCGCTGCTGGACGGGGTGGCGGTGATGGTGTCGGAAGTGAACGACCGGGTGCACAGCGCCCTGGCGGATTTCCAGCAGCCGTTCGTCGTCCTGGACGGCGATTTCGAGGGGCTGCCGCATGACAGCGTGCTGATTGATCAGAAGCAGGGGGCCGTGGCGCTGATGCACCACCTGGTGGACGAGTGCGGCGCCAAACGGGTGTACTTCGTCGGCGGTCTGCGCACCAACGTGGACACCATCGCGCGCCTGGCCGCCTATCGGCAGGTGCTCGTCGCCGCGGGCCTGTCCGTGCTCGACGAGCACATCTTCCACCTGGACTATTCGTATGAAACCGCGTATCGGCTGGCGCGTGAGCGCGTGCGCGACTGGTCGGGCGCAGGGCATTTCGTGTTTGCGGCCAACGACGAGATGGCGGCGGGCATCGTGGCGGCCGCCGCCGCCGCGGGAATCCGCGTGCCCGACGATCTGGCGGTGGCCGGATTTGACGACACGCGCATCGCGCGGATGACGCGCCCGGCGCTCACGACCGTGCGCGTGCCGATGTCGCGCATGGGGGCGACGGCGATCGAGCTGCTCTGTCAACGGATCGCCGATCCGAAGCGCCCGCCGACGCGCGTGGTGCTGCAGCCGGACCTGGTGGTGCGGGAGTCCTGCGGGGGCGCGGGGCGGGTGCAGAGCTCGTAG
- the bepE gene encoding Efflux pump membrane transporter BepE produces the protein MRRSRTVDAPADYRITSRRCPKTPKAPRIAVWANNRSLALNLIRMCVDRPVGVSVGVLLLVLFGLLAFNAIPVQLTPTVDVPVINIETVWPGANPQEIENEIIDRQEEVLRSVKGLRQMTSSSRDTAASISLEFYPNVDKNEALRDVNDKLRQVTGYPLEVQESKVTVGDAEMGTVIAWLILYAGEDSEEIRKLRDFAEDYIQPYLDRVRGVAGTDIYGGFEREMQVRVDAGKLAARGLTFDQLRLALRRQNENISAGTRSQGKLDYAVRTIGQYESAGEILDTVIAYTPGGPVYVRDVAEVELAFKDPEGLVRSLGQYVLAFPVRREVGANVMQVMDELRTAIRRVNEEVLEARKMRLELMQVYDETLYIGQSIEMVQSNVVYGSALVLGLLLAFLRSWRATAVLALTIPVSIIGTFLVIVLLGRTLNVISLAGIAFAVGDVVDSAYVVLENVFRHKQMGKSIRQAVLEGTSEVWGAVLASTLTTMAVFLPVIFVQEEAGQLFRDISIAEVAAVGLSMIVAVTVIPPLAARLLKHDQSVAGFAAEEGGGARRSPGARRSRLDPVLWIADLLAAAVAWINRAPVARALLIVGMTAGSLTAAKFLIPDTTYLPAGNRNLVFGFLLTPPGYSIDEFRRMGAAIEKVVSPYWSAKEGSPEHAELDKRWVEQIKGMIAAGQIPEVANPASGVLERSRARREWLTPPPLIQNFFFVSWRGGCFMGATSRDAARVAPLVRLLSTAGQAIPGTFAFFQQADIFSFGGGNNAEIQIRGDDLDKVVSAASMMMMQCMQRFGYPRPDPANFNLGRPEVRIVPDRERAADLGLSVEGLGFIVEACVDGAYIGDYRISGGDTVDISLYVAGQKDRPMQEVAQVPLYTPSGQVVPLQAAAKLIDTTALEQINHIERQRSVSLTVQPGEMALEAAIRQIREIEQKLRDTNQIDPSITVALTGNADKLVAARNSLVGEWKGLSLQTLQNVASGKFFLSVIIVYLLMCALYESWVYPFVIMFSVPLAVFGGFLGLYICHIGTLMTTHQPVQQLDVLTFLGFVMLVGLVVKNAILLVEQSLVYYREHGLAPDDAIREAVRVRVRPVFMTSLTSIVGLLPLALMPGAGSELYRGLASVILGGMFVSTLGTLVLVPAVLGVVMNLRERKTAPAGASLAAVAVTREP, from the coding sequence GTGCGCCGTAGCAGAACGGTGGATGCGCCGGCCGACTACCGGATCACGAGCCGGCGGTGCCCCAAAACGCCGAAAGCGCCTAGAATTGCGGTCTGGGCGAACAACCGGAGCCTGGCGTTGAACCTGATTCGTATGTGTGTCGATCGGCCCGTCGGCGTGTCCGTCGGCGTGCTGCTGCTGGTGCTGTTCGGGCTGCTGGCGTTCAACGCCATTCCCGTGCAACTCACGCCCACCGTCGACGTACCGGTGATCAACATCGAAACCGTCTGGCCGGGGGCCAATCCGCAGGAGATCGAAAACGAGATCATCGACCGCCAGGAAGAGGTGCTGCGCAGCGTGAAGGGGCTGCGGCAGATGACCAGCAGCTCGCGCGACACGGCCGCGAGCATCTCGCTCGAGTTCTATCCCAACGTCGACAAGAACGAAGCCCTGCGCGACGTGAACGACAAGCTGCGGCAGGTGACCGGCTACCCGCTCGAAGTCCAGGAATCCAAGGTCACGGTGGGCGACGCCGAAATGGGCACCGTCATCGCCTGGCTGATTCTCTACGCCGGCGAGGACAGCGAGGAAATCCGCAAGCTGCGCGACTTCGCCGAGGACTACATCCAGCCCTACCTCGACCGCGTTCGCGGCGTCGCCGGGACGGATATCTACGGCGGATTTGAGCGCGAAATGCAGGTGCGCGTCGACGCCGGCAAGCTGGCCGCCCGCGGGCTGACGTTCGACCAGCTTCGCCTGGCGCTGCGGCGACAGAACGAGAACATCTCGGCCGGCACGCGCTCGCAGGGCAAGCTCGACTACGCCGTGCGCACGATCGGGCAGTACGAATCGGCCGGCGAAATTCTGGACACGGTGATCGCGTACACGCCGGGCGGGCCGGTGTACGTGCGCGACGTGGCCGAGGTGGAGCTGGCGTTCAAGGATCCGGAAGGACTGGTGCGCAGCCTGGGGCAATACGTACTGGCGTTCCCCGTGCGGCGCGAGGTGGGGGCGAACGTGATGCAGGTCATGGACGAGCTGCGCACGGCGATCCGCCGCGTGAATGAAGAGGTGCTCGAGGCCCGCAAGATGCGGCTGGAGCTGATGCAGGTCTACGACGAGACGCTGTACATCGGCCAGTCGATCGAGATGGTGCAGTCGAACGTGGTCTACGGCTCGGCCCTGGTGCTGGGGCTGCTGCTGGCTTTTCTGCGGAGCTGGCGGGCGACGGCGGTGCTGGCGCTGACGATTCCGGTGTCCATCATCGGCACGTTCCTCGTGATTGTGCTGCTGGGCCGCACGCTGAACGTGATCTCGCTGGCGGGCATCGCGTTCGCCGTCGGCGACGTCGTGGACAGCGCCTATGTCGTGCTCGAAAACGTCTTCCGCCATAAACAGATGGGCAAGTCGATCCGCCAGGCGGTGCTGGAGGGGACCAGCGAGGTGTGGGGCGCGGTGCTGGCCAGCACGCTGACGACCATGGCCGTGTTCCTGCCGGTGATATTTGTGCAGGAAGAAGCCGGGCAGCTCTTCCGCGATATCAGCATCGCGGAAGTCGCGGCGGTCGGATTATCCATGATCGTCGCCGTCACCGTGATTCCGCCGCTGGCGGCGCGGCTGCTGAAGCATGATCAATCGGTGGCGGGATTCGCGGCGGAGGAGGGAGGCGGCGCTCGCCGATCGCCGGGCGCGCGGCGCAGCCGGCTCGATCCGGTTCTGTGGATTGCGGATTTGCTGGCGGCGGCGGTGGCCTGGATCAACCGGGCGCCGGTCGCGCGCGCCCTGTTGATCGTCGGAATGACCGCCGGGTCGCTGACGGCGGCGAAGTTCCTGATTCCCGACACGACTTACCTGCCGGCCGGCAACCGGAACCTGGTGTTCGGATTTTTGCTGACGCCGCCGGGTTACAGCATCGACGAGTTTCGTCGCATGGGCGCAGCGATTGAGAAGGTCGTGTCTCCCTACTGGAGCGCAAAGGAAGGCTCGCCCGAGCACGCGGAACTGGACAAGCGCTGGGTGGAGCAGATCAAGGGCATGATTGCGGCCGGGCAGATTCCCGAGGTGGCCAACCCCGCGTCCGGAGTGCTCGAGAGAAGCCGGGCGCGGCGTGAGTGGCTTACGCCGCCGCCGCTCATTCAGAACTTCTTCTTCGTGTCGTGGCGTGGCGGTTGCTTCATGGGCGCCACCAGCCGCGATGCGGCGCGCGTCGCGCCGCTGGTGCGGCTGCTGTCCACGGCGGGGCAGGCGATTCCGGGGACGTTCGCGTTTTTCCAGCAAGCGGACATCTTCAGCTTCGGCGGCGGCAACAACGCGGAGATTCAGATTCGCGGTGACGATCTGGACAAGGTGGTCTCGGCCGCGTCCATGATGATGATGCAGTGCATGCAGCGCTTCGGCTACCCGCGGCCTGATCCGGCGAATTTCAACCTGGGCCGGCCGGAGGTGCGGATCGTGCCGGACCGCGAGCGGGCCGCCGACCTCGGCCTTTCGGTCGAGGGACTCGGGTTCATCGTCGAGGCCTGCGTGGATGGCGCCTACATCGGCGACTACCGGATTTCCGGCGGCGACACCGTCGATATCTCGCTCTACGTGGCCGGCCAGAAGGACCGGCCGATGCAGGAAGTGGCCCAGGTTCCGCTCTACACGCCGTCGGGCCAGGTGGTGCCCTTGCAGGCGGCGGCGAAGCTGATCGACACGACCGCGCTGGAGCAGATCAACCACATCGAGCGGCAGCGCTCCGTGTCGCTGACGGTCCAGCCCGGCGAAATGGCGCTGGAGGCGGCCATCCGCCAGATTCGCGAGATCGAGCAGAAGCTGCGCGACACGAACCAGATCGATCCGAGCATCACCGTGGCGCTGACCGGAAACGCGGACAAGCTGGTCGCCGCCCGCAATTCGCTGGTGGGCGAGTGGAAGGGGTTGAGCCTGCAGACGCTTCAGAACGTCGCCAGCGGCAAGTTCTTCCTGTCGGTGATCATCGTCTACCTGCTGATGTGCGCGCTGTACGAGAGCTGGGTGTACCCCTTCGTGATCATGTTCAGCGTGCCGCTGGCCGTGTTCGGCGGTTTCCTCGGGCTGTACATCTGCCACATCGGAACGCTGATGACCACGCATCAGCCGGTGCAGCAGCTCGACGTGCTGACCTTCCTGGGTTTCGTGATGCTGGTGGGGCTGGTTGTGAAGAACGCGATTCTGCTGGTCGAGCAGTCGCTGGTGTACTACCGCGAGCACGGCCTGGCGCCCGACGACGCCATCCGCGAAGCCGTGCGGGTGCGCGTGCGGCCGGTGTTCATGACCAGCCTGACGAGCATCGTGGGCCTGCTGCCGCTGGCGCTGATGCCCGGCGCCGGGAGCGAGCTGTATCGCGGGCTGGCGTCCGTGATTCTGGGCGGAATGTTCGTCTCCACGCTCGGCACGCTGGTGCTGGTGCCGGCCGTGCTGGGTGTGGTGATGAACCTGCGCGAGCGGAAGACCGCGCCGGCGGGCGCCTCGCTGGCGGCCGTGGCGGTGACGCGCGAGCCGTAG
- a CDS encoding Magnesium transporter MgtE: MQQNSEQLAPDELLSAWPLLDDEDRVGGFRMLGQQDAEDLFLHLDTGAAADLILALPGSERRLWIRLLPPDDAADLIQAVPAEQREALLTLLDDATRGEVNALLAYAEDEAGGLMNPRYARLRPEMSVDEAIRYLRRQSRTSAETVYYAYVVDHAQHLLGVVSFRQLVTAPPEKTVGDIMARELVKIPEEMDQEAVSHIFADHGYLALPVVDSEGRMKGIVTADDIVDVVKEEATEDIQKIGGTAALDAPYLEVGRREMFQKRVGWLAVLFVGQMLTASVIGYFQTQLEVATVLTLFIPLIISSGGNSGSQASTLVIRAMALGEVRLRDWWRIMQRELVVGALLGAFLGLMGLARVFVWKHLFGVYGEHFFRLGLTVCGSVIGVVLWGTLSGSMLPLLLRRLGFDPASASTPFVATLCDVIGLVIYFGIAHAILSGTMLP; this comes from the coding sequence GTGCAACAGAACTCAGAACAACTCGCGCCCGACGAACTGCTGAGCGCCTGGCCGCTGCTGGACGACGAAGACCGCGTCGGCGGCTTCCGCATGCTCGGCCAGCAGGACGCCGAAGATCTGTTCCTGCACCTGGACACCGGGGCCGCGGCCGACCTGATTCTCGCTCTGCCCGGCAGCGAGCGGCGGCTGTGGATTCGACTGCTCCCGCCCGACGACGCCGCCGACCTGATTCAGGCTGTGCCCGCCGAGCAGCGCGAGGCCCTGCTGACGCTTCTGGACGACGCGACGCGCGGCGAGGTCAACGCGCTCCTGGCGTATGCCGAGGACGAGGCCGGCGGGTTGATGAACCCGCGCTACGCCCGGCTGCGCCCGGAAATGAGCGTGGACGAGGCGATCCGCTATCTGCGGCGGCAATCGCGGACATCGGCGGAGACGGTCTACTACGCCTACGTCGTGGACCACGCGCAGCACCTCCTGGGCGTCGTTTCGTTCCGCCAGCTCGTCACCGCTCCGCCCGAAAAGACCGTGGGCGACATCATGGCGCGCGAGCTGGTGAAGATTCCGGAGGAAATGGACCAGGAAGCCGTCTCGCACATTTTCGCTGACCACGGCTACCTCGCGCTTCCGGTCGTGGACAGCGAAGGGCGCATGAAGGGCATCGTCACGGCTGACGACATCGTCGACGTCGTGAAGGAAGAGGCGACCGAGGACATTCAGAAGATCGGCGGCACGGCGGCCCTCGACGCGCCTTACCTCGAAGTCGGCCGCCGCGAGATGTTCCAGAAGCGCGTCGGCTGGCTGGCGGTGCTGTTTGTCGGGCAGATGCTGACCGCGTCGGTGATCGGCTACTTTCAGACGCAGCTCGAGGTGGCGACGGTGCTGACGCTGTTCATTCCGCTGATCATCAGCAGCGGGGGCAACTCCGGCTCGCAGGCATCGACGCTGGTGATCCGGGCCATGGCGCTGGGGGAGGTGCGGCTGCGCGACTGGTGGCGGATTATGCAGCGCGAGCTGGTCGTCGGAGCGCTGCTGGGGGCGTTCCTGGGGCTGATGGGGCTGGCGCGGGTCTTCGTCTGGAAGCACTTGTTCGGCGTCTACGGCGAGCACTTCTTCCGGCTGGGGCTGACGGTGTGCGGGAGCGTCATCGGCGTCGTGTTGTGGGGGACGCTCTCCGGGTCGATGCTGCCGCTCCTGTTGCGGCGTCTGGGGTTCGACCCGGCCAGCGCTTCGACGCCGTTCGTGGCGACGCTCTGCGATGTAATCGGGCTGGTGATCTACTTCGGCATCGCCCATGCGATCCTGTCGGGGACGATGCTTCCGTAG
- a CDS encoding YHS domain protein produces MVRSVHTVLAAFLIVLPVMAGEPPTLKADAVDLVAGKESPGKAELFVDHAGYRYLFATEANKSAFQKSPEKFEIADGGACGRMGPLSGRGSPERYAVHEGRIYLFASPQCRDGFLKNPLRCIESDDPKPEPVSPAAAKRGKELIELALRGLGGAEKVDAVKSYEEQIDADRKSGEKTYKFSDRRLVAFPARYLEREAWDDSWFGSVLSDAGGAFTSAGEEPRAMVASQRAALARTFARVPLVMLKSRGKAGFEAFAAGEGKVGDAAVEYLVTYFDGAKIKWGIDAKSGRILSAAFRGRGLRSSVGEVEVVFDDFREVGGLTLPHARRASFDGERAESMDAAVTKIVVNGPVDEEAFRMPRQTPVGSALRPGALLGVERASCPFVGPQGRARRPSHPKGRRYESATWRRYKFPRRACSRSSDTNSALKFPCPNPRQPCRSITSKNSVGRSCTGWVKIWSR; encoded by the coding sequence GTGGTCCGATCTGTTCACACCGTGCTTGCTGCATTCCTGATCGTGCTCCCCGTGATGGCGGGGGAGCCGCCGACGCTGAAGGCGGACGCAGTCGATCTGGTCGCGGGCAAGGAATCCCCGGGAAAGGCGGAGTTGTTCGTCGACCACGCCGGCTACCGCTACCTCTTCGCGACGGAAGCGAACAAGTCGGCGTTTCAGAAATCGCCCGAGAAGTTCGAGATCGCCGACGGCGGGGCGTGCGGACGGATGGGGCCGCTGTCGGGCCGCGGCTCGCCGGAGCGCTACGCGGTGCACGAAGGCCGCATCTACCTCTTTGCGTCGCCCCAGTGTCGAGACGGGTTCCTGAAGAATCCGCTGCGCTGCATCGAGAGCGACGACCCGAAGCCGGAGCCGGTCTCACCGGCGGCAGCCAAGCGCGGCAAAGAACTGATCGAGCTGGCGCTGCGCGGGCTGGGCGGGGCGGAGAAGGTGGACGCCGTCAAGAGCTACGAGGAGCAGATCGACGCGGACCGCAAGTCCGGCGAGAAGACCTACAAGTTCTCGGACCGGCGGCTGGTCGCGTTTCCCGCACGCTACCTGGAGCGCGAGGCGTGGGACGATTCCTGGTTCGGCAGCGTTCTGTCGGACGCCGGCGGCGCGTTCACCTCCGCCGGCGAAGAGCCGCGGGCGATGGTCGCGTCGCAGCGCGCGGCGCTGGCGCGCACATTTGCCCGCGTCCCGCTGGTCATGCTCAAGAGCCGCGGCAAGGCGGGATTCGAGGCGTTTGCGGCGGGCGAGGGAAAGGTCGGCGACGCGGCGGTCGAGTATCTTGTGACCTACTTCGACGGGGCGAAAATCAAGTGGGGGATCGACGCGAAGAGCGGCCGGATTCTGAGCGCGGCGTTCCGCGGCCGCGGGCTGCGGTCGTCGGTTGGCGAAGTGGAGGTTGTGTTCGACGACTTCCGCGAAGTCGGCGGACTGACGCTTCCGCACGCCCGGCGGGCGAGTTTTGATGGAGAGCGGGCGGAAAGCATGGATGCGGCGGTGACGAAGATCGTCGTGAATGGGCCGGTGGATGAAGAGGCGTTTCGCATGCCGCGCCAAACGCCGGTCGGGTCGGCCCTTCGACCCGGAGCACTCTTGGGGGTGGAACGGGCATCTTGCCCGTTCGTGGGGCCGCAGGGACGGGCGAGACGCCCGTCCCACCCGAAGGGCCGACGCTACGAATCCGCGACTTGGCGTCGTTACAAATTCCCCCGCCGCGCCTGTTCGCGCTCGAGCGACACGAACAGCGCCTTGAAATTCCCCTGCCCGAATCCCCGGCAGCCGTGCCGTTCGATCACCTCGAAGAACAGCGTCGGCCGATCCTGCACCGGCTGGGTGAAAATCTGGAGCAGGTAG